The Eubacterium sp. MSJ-33 genomic sequence GCAGTCCTTTAACCAGAGTATGGGTAATCTGGTTACAGCTGTTACACTTTTGATCGGATCACTCATTATGATGCTCAAGACAGATATCACAATGACGATTGCAGCGGTCTTTTCAACATTGCTTGGGTTTGTATTCATGACTTTAATCATGAGTAAGTCACAGAAATATTTTGCAAGACAGCAGGTGCATTTAGGCGAAATTAATGGGCATGTCGAAGAAATATACGCTGGACATACGGTTGTGAAGGCGTATAATGGTGAGGCAAAATCAAAGGCGAAGTTCGATGAGATGAACGAGAACTTAAGAGATAGTGCATTTAAAGCACAGTGTCTCTCCGGACTGATGATGCCACTTATGACATTTATTGGAAACCTTGGATATGTAGCAGTCTGTATCGTCGGTGCACTGCTTGCAATGAATGATAAGATTTCGTTTGGTGTAATTATTGCATTTATGATGTATGTTCGTTACTTTACACAACCACTCAGTCAGATTGCACAGGCGATGCAGGCATTGCAGTCTGCGGCTGCTGCCGGTGAGCGTGTATTTGAGTTTACCGATGCTGAGGAGATGGAAGACGAGAGTGCAAAGACGAAGAAACTTTCCGATGTCAAGGGTGAGGTATCCTTCGAGCATGTCAAGTTTGGCTATAAGGATAGTGACAAGATTGTTATCCATGACTTCTCTGCTATCGCAAAACCGGGACAGAAGGTGGCAATTGTAGGACCGACAGGTGCCGGTAAAACAACCATGGTGAATCTTCTGATGCGATTCCATGAGATCTTAGATGGTGATATCAAGATCGATGGTGTATCAATCAAAGAAATGACACGGGAAGAGGTTCATAACCAGTTCTGTATGGTACTGCAGGATACATGGCTTTTTGAAGGAACGGTACGGGAGAATCTTGTATATAGTCAGGAGAATGTACCGGAAGAAAAAATCGAGCAGGCATGTAAAGCAGTTGGTCTGCATCGATTTATCCGAAGTCTGCCAAAAGGCTATGATACGGTATTAAATGATCAGGTAAATCTGTCACAGGGACAGAAACAGCAGCTTACAATCGCCCGTGCAATGATTGCAGATCGCCCGATGTTGATTTTGGATGAGGCAACGAGTTCAGTAGATACAAGAACTGAGCTTATCATCCAGAGAGCGATGGATGAACTGATGAAGGGAAGAACATCATTTGTAATTGCACACCGGCTTTCCACGATCAAGAATGCCGATTTGATTCTTGTATTGAAGGATGGCGATATCATCGAGAGTGGTACGCATGAAGAACTGCTTGCAAAGAAGGGCTTTTATGCAGATCTGTATAACAGTCAGTTTGAGCAGGCATCTTAAAAATATATTTGGAATCAGGACAAGTACTCCCTGCATACATTTATGTGAATGTATGTAGGGAGTTTTTTTATGAGGAAAAAAGCAGTAAGAAGAATCTGGCAAACTATGATTGCTGGTATTGTCGGAGGGGCGTGTATTTTTGGATGCGGTAATCTGGAGGCTGTGCTCGCAGATACTGCAACTGTGACTGATGCGACAGTGGGGGATGCAACGGCAGGGGAGGCTGACAGTGATACGGATATCCAATCTTCGGAAACTATATTTGACGGAGCGGTCAGTGCACAGGCGGATGCCACGGAATCAGACGCAGCACAGATGCATGTAAATATGGAAAAAGATGACATTTCTGTTCTAAACGCTGTTGCACAAGCAGCTTTGGTGAGTAATAAAAAATATGCGGGTCAATATCATATAGATTATATTTTGTCACATTACGGCTATTTTGTACAAAATGATTTGGAGGGTGATTATGTTTCAGATACTGTTGGTGCAATCGTGGTAGGAAATTGTCTGAATCTGAAAAATACGATTGGAAAGGTAAAATCCGCAGCATCTTATGCGAAATATTTGATTGATCTTGCTGATTATCATGCCGGTTCGTGGAATGATACAACAGGGATAGATACGAATTTTTATTATACGGAAAGCTATATGTCATACAAAGACTGGTTGACAAACCGTATGGTGAAAGTTGCGGATGATTATATCAACATGGACGAAGCGTTTGATACTATCATGCAGGAATCCAAGGTGTTGGAGAAAGGCGGTCAGGCAGGATATATGGAACAGGGAGATCTGGTCATCGACTTTGCAGATTCCAGAACGATTACAGTCAGCGGGGCAGATTTTACAAATGCGAAGCGTGTGATTCTGAAAAATGTAACAGCCGAAGATATTTTTTCGAATGCATATACGATTTCTGTTTCCGGAGATAGTGATTATATTTTGGATACTTCAAAAATCGAAATTTGTGGCACGCCATTAAATAACAATTATTTCTTCAATTTGGTAAATAACAGGCCAGGAGGTTTACAGGGAGGGCAGTATTACAGCGGTGGATTTGGATTGGTCTGGAATTTCCCGGATGCAAAAAATATAACAGCGAACTTTCTGACCGGACACATTGTTGCACCATCCGGCAATGTATCGCTTATTGGTGGCAATCATGAAGGTCAGGTAATCGCACGTAATGTAAAGGCAAGCTCGGAGTCACATTTTTATCCATATAATGTAACGACAACAGAAAGTGGCACGACAACAGAAGTTGTTACAACAACGGAAAGCGGAACAACAACAGAAAGCGGAACAACAGAAGCCGTTACAACAACAGAAAGCAGCACAACAACAGAAAGCGGAACAACAGAAGTCGTTACAACAACAGAAAGCGGCACAACAACAGAAAATGTTTCAACATCACAGAGTAGTACATCGGCAGAATATCAGACAACAGCAGAGCAGCTTACAACAAGAGAGACATTGGTTGTTATGCCAAAGGCTGACATAAAGCCGGTTACATCAAATGAGGTAAAAACAGGAGATATCATGGCGCTGGGAATTGTGATAACTCTGCTTGTGGCTGCCGGTGCAGGAATCTTACTGATTACAGTCCTTTGGGAGCATAAAAAGAAATAATCTGCATATATGTAATTATAAAAAGCTCCAAATGGTAAGAAGTATGCAAAGACTTCAACAATTTGTTATTTATGTATTTATGGCAGTCTGTCTGTTTTTATCTGTTTTTGATAACACTGTACAAACGGTAAAACAATATTTACCAAAACAGGCAAATATAGAAGAGAGTAAAAGAGCCTGTTGGATATCCTATATTGATATTCAAAAGTATCTTTCTGACAAAAATGAGGCTGCTTTTCGGGCAAAAGTACATGCTATGTACAATACTGTAAAGAAAAATGGAATGAATACAGTGATTGTACATGCACGTGCCATGGGAGATGCTTTTTATCCATCGGAATATTTTCCGTATTCGGAGTATTTATCGAAGAATCGGAAACAGCCGACGTATGATCCGTATGAGATTCTTGTTTCTGCAGCGCATGATGAAGGGCTTAAATTTGAGGCTTGGGTGAATCCGTATCGTATTTCCATCGGAACGGAAACGACAGAAAGCTTTATGCAGACACCCTATTATGTAAAGTATCAATCCATGATTATAGAATATGAATCAGAAAGTGGAACCTGTCTTTCTCTTGATCCCGAAAATGCGGAAGCGCAGCAATTGGTTGTGGATGGTGTATCAGAAATTATGACACGATATCCGGTCGATGGCATTCATTTTGATGATTATTTTTATATGCCGGGGATGAAGGATTCCTGTTCCGTGGAAGTGAAAAAACAGGCGGTCAATAAGTTGGTTCATTCTGTATATTGTGTGATTAAAGAAAAAAACAAGGATTGTGAATTTGGAATCAGTCCGGCTGGAAATCCGGACTATGCAAGGTCACAGGGGGCTGATATTGATACATGGGTATCGGAAGAAGGATATATTGATTATATTATGCCTCAGATTTATTGGACAGATCATTACCGGACTGAAAGTGGAGAGGTGCAGATGTTCTCGGAACGGAGTCTGCAATGGATGCAATTGCGTACAAATCCACATATAAAATTATATATTGGGCTGGCATTATACCGTGCAGGAGAAGTTTCGGATACGGATGTCGGCTGGTCGATGCAAAATAATAATCTGGCGGAACAATGGTCACGAAGTGATGGGATGGGATACGATGGATTCGCATTGTTTCGATATGCTTATCTGGAAGAATCGTCTGCACAGACAGAACTGGAAAATCTACAGACGTATCTGAAAAAACAAACGGGAATATTGACATCGGATGTGGAAGCATATCTGGTATATACTGTCAAAATGCAGACACTTACATGGCAGGAAGCAAAGCTGGATGGCGTTGTTGCAGGTTTTACAAATCAGAGTCTGGCGGTGGAGGCAATCCGTATACAACTAGGATCTTTGGCACCGCGTGGAAATGTACGGTATGTAACAGAGAACGGACAGGGGCAGGGAATCTGGAAGAGGGATGGACAACAGACCGGCAGTGATATCGGGGAAGAAACTATATCAGGAATCAGAATTAATCTGACCGGTGAGATTGCGCAGCAATATGATATTATATATCGCGTATATATCAATGAGCATGGATGGACGGAATTTGAAAAAAATGGTTCTTATGCAGGAGGAGGAATGATACAGGCTATTCAGGTGAAACTTATAAAAAAGATAGAATAATGCTTGCAAAAACATAAAAACATGCTATAATATATAAGACTTGAATACAGATGACGCAGAGTGGGTTAAAAAAACCCACTCTTTGTTTTTGAAAAGGTGAAAAGTCAGAAAGGTGGCAGACGTGAAAAAACAGGAAATTGAACAACACTGCACTGACCTTGTAACTCCGATTATTGCGGAACACGGGTTTGAACTTGTAGATGTGGAGTACGTGAAGGAAGGCTCGGACTATTATCTGCGCGTTTATGCAGATAAAGAAGGTGGCATCAATATTGATGACTGCGTATTGATTAGCCGGAGTCTGGAAGAAAAACTGGATGCTGCAGACCGGCTGACGGACCCATACATTTTGGAGGTGAGTTCTCCGGGACTTACAAGACCGCTTAAAAAGGACAAGGATTTCAAACGGAATCTGGGCAAAAAAGTGGAGGTAAAGCTTTATCGGGCAGTGGATGGCTGCAAAGAATTTGAGGCAGTTCTGACTGGCTATACGGATACAACAATTACCTTACAGCTTGTGGATTCCGAGGATCCAAAAGATTTTTCAAGAAACGATATTTCTATGATAAGATTGGCATTTGAATAAAAGAGGAGGATAAAAAAATGTCAGAGATTATTGATGCTTTAAATCAATTAGAGCGCGAAAAAAGTGTCAGCAAGGAACTGGTGATGGAGGCAATTGAGAAATCATTGGTGGCAGCCTGCGAGAAAGATTATGGAAAGAATGTACTTGTGGAAGCGCATATGGATCGTGAGACAGGTGCAATCACTGTTGTACGCAAGAAGGAAGTTGTTGAGGAAGTTGAGAATGATGAGAATCAGATTTCTTTAACACAGGCAAAGGCAATGGATAGTAAGTACGAAATCGGTGATTTTGTGGAATATCCACTGGAGTCTATGGATTTTGGACGTATGGCTGCACAGAAGGCAAGAAGTATTATCATCCAGAATATCAAAGAGGGTGAACGTGATGCAATCTACGAGCGTTTTGCATGTAAGGAGCATGACATCGTTAATGGTGTTGTACAGCGTTTTGTGGATAATACAATCTATATCAGTCTTGATGAGAAGACAGAGACAAGACTCAAGGAAAATGAGCAGGTAAAATCTGAACATTACAAGGTTGGAGACCATATCAAGCTGTATGTGGTTGAAGTGAAGAAACCGGAGAAGAAGGAAAACAAACGCAAAGATGGCAAGGATAAGAAAAATAATACAGGTATTAACATTCATGTATCCCGTACACATCCAGAGCTTGTAAAGAGACTTTTTGAAAATGAAATCGAAGAGATTCAGAATGGTGTGGTAGAAATCATGGGAATCTCCAGAGATGCAGGATCCCGTTCGAAGCTTGCAGTTCGTTCTTTAGATCCAAACGTTGATCCGGTTGGTGCCTGTGTAGGTATGGCAGGCGCGAGAGTGAATACAATCGTTGATGATTTAAAGGGAGAGAAGATTGATGTTATTGCATGGGATGAAGATCCGGAGGTTTACATCAAGAATGCACTGAGCCCATCGGATGTTATCTGGGTTCAGGCATACACGGAAGATCAGGATGGAAAGCAGAAGAAATGTGCAAGAGTTGTTGTACCGGATGATCAGTTGTCGCTCGCAATTGGTAAAGAAGGACAGAATGCAAGTCTGGCTGCAAAGCTGACTGGCTATAAGATTGATATTAAGAGTGAGTCACAGGCACGAGATCTGGGTATGATTATTGATGATTACGAAGATAACTATGCCGGTAATTTTGAAGATGAGGAGTAGATAACTTGGCAAAGCAGATACCACTTCGACAGTGTGTAGGCTGTCGTGAGATGAAACCAAAGACGGCGCTTGTCAGAGTAATAAAAACGCCGGAAGACGAGATATGTCTGGATAAAACCGGTCGAAAAAATGGCAGAGGTGCCTATATCTGTCTGAATCAGACATGCCTGGAGAAAGCAAAAAAGTCAAAAGCACTTGAACGTTCGTTAAAGACAGACATTCCGGAAGAAATCTACCAGACCATCGCAGAGGAGATGATATAATTGGTACAAAATCAGAATCGTGCATTGTCTATGCTTTCAATTGCAGCAAAGGCAGGTAAAGTACAGAGTGGCGGATTTCTGACTGAGAAAGCGATTCAGGAGGGCGTTGCATATTTAGTGATTATCGCGGAAAATGCATCAAACAATACGCAGAAGAAATTCATGGATAAATGTAAGTATTATGAGATTCCGTATACGGTCGCGTTTGACAGTATAACACTTGGCAGACAGATTGGAAAACAGGAACGGACAGTGCTTGCTGTGACAGATGTGGGTCTGGCAAAACAGATTTCTGACAAGTTGGATTAGTTTAAGATTGGAGGTGTAACCCATGAGAGTACACGAGTTTGCAAAACAGTTGACAGCAGAACTTGGAAAAGAAGTAAAAAGCAGTCATATTATTGATATATTGAGCAGCAAAAAAGAAGGGTTAAAAGCACAGAGCAGCATTGATGATGC encodes the following:
- a CDS encoding L7Ae/L30e/S12e/Gadd45 family ribosomal protein produces the protein MVQNQNRALSMLSIAAKAGKVQSGGFLTEKAIQEGVAYLVIIAENASNNTQKKFMDKCKYYEIPYTVAFDSITLGRQIGKQERTVLAVTDVGLAKQISDKLD
- a CDS encoding collagen-binding domain-containing protein produces the protein MRKKAVRRIWQTMIAGIVGGACIFGCGNLEAVLADTATVTDATVGDATAGEADSDTDIQSSETIFDGAVSAQADATESDAAQMHVNMEKDDISVLNAVAQAALVSNKKYAGQYHIDYILSHYGYFVQNDLEGDYVSDTVGAIVVGNCLNLKNTIGKVKSAASYAKYLIDLADYHAGSWNDTTGIDTNFYYTESYMSYKDWLTNRMVKVADDYINMDEAFDTIMQESKVLEKGGQAGYMEQGDLVIDFADSRTITVSGADFTNAKRVILKNVTAEDIFSNAYTISVSGDSDYILDTSKIEICGTPLNNNYFFNLVNNRPGGLQGGQYYSGGFGLVWNFPDAKNITANFLTGHIVAPSGNVSLIGGNHEGQVIARNVKASSESHFYPYNVTTTESGTTTEVVTTTESGTTTESGTTEAVTTTESSTTTESGTTEVVTTTESGTTTENVSTSQSSTSAEYQTTAEQLTTRETLVVMPKADIKPVTSNEVKTGDIMALGIVITLLVAAGAGILLITVLWEHKKK
- a CDS encoding ABC transporter ATP-binding protein, encoding MEKDNYEIGQNNRAPKVSRHGPGRGMHPGEKAKNFKGTWAKLLANCRKYWGAMIFAIICAGIGTVLTLIGPDKLSEMTDLITDGVMTGIDMDGIKRIGITLICFYGCSALLSLIQNLIMGYVTQQVSKGLRSNISKKINRLPMWFYNQTSTGDVLSRVTNDVDTIAQSFNQSMGNLVTAVTLLIGSLIMMLKTDITMTIAAVFSTLLGFVFMTLIMSKSQKYFARQQVHLGEINGHVEEIYAGHTVVKAYNGEAKSKAKFDEMNENLRDSAFKAQCLSGLMMPLMTFIGNLGYVAVCIVGALLAMNDKISFGVIIAFMMYVRYFTQPLSQIAQAMQALQSAAAAGERVFEFTDAEEMEDESAKTKKLSDVKGEVSFEHVKFGYKDSDKIVIHDFSAIAKPGQKVAIVGPTGAGKTTMVNLLMRFHEILDGDIKIDGVSIKEMTREEVHNQFCMVLQDTWLFEGTVRENLVYSQENVPEEKIEQACKAVGLHRFIRSLPKGYDTVLNDQVNLSQGQKQQLTIARAMIADRPMLILDEATSSVDTRTELIIQRAMDELMKGRTSFVIAHRLSTIKNADLILVLKDGDIIESGTHEELLAKKGFYADLYNSQFEQAS
- the rnpM gene encoding RNase P modulator RnpM encodes the protein MAKQIPLRQCVGCREMKPKTALVRVIKTPEDEICLDKTGRKNGRGAYICLNQTCLEKAKKSKALERSLKTDIPEEIYQTIAEEMI
- the rimP gene encoding ribosome maturation factor RimP, yielding MKKQEIEQHCTDLVTPIIAEHGFELVDVEYVKEGSDYYLRVYADKEGGINIDDCVLISRSLEEKLDAADRLTDPYILEVSSPGLTRPLKKDKDFKRNLGKKVEVKLYRAVDGCKEFEAVLTGYTDTTITLQLVDSEDPKDFSRNDISMIRLAFE
- a CDS encoding family 10 glycosylhydrolase — its product is MAVCLFLSVFDNTVQTVKQYLPKQANIEESKRACWISYIDIQKYLSDKNEAAFRAKVHAMYNTVKKNGMNTVIVHARAMGDAFYPSEYFPYSEYLSKNRKQPTYDPYEILVSAAHDEGLKFEAWVNPYRISIGTETTESFMQTPYYVKYQSMIIEYESESGTCLSLDPENAEAQQLVVDGVSEIMTRYPVDGIHFDDYFYMPGMKDSCSVEVKKQAVNKLVHSVYCVIKEKNKDCEFGISPAGNPDYARSQGADIDTWVSEEGYIDYIMPQIYWTDHYRTESGEVQMFSERSLQWMQLRTNPHIKLYIGLALYRAGEVSDTDVGWSMQNNNLAEQWSRSDGMGYDGFALFRYAYLEESSAQTELENLQTYLKKQTGILTSDVEAYLVYTVKMQTLTWQEAKLDGVVAGFTNQSLAVEAIRIQLGSLAPRGNVRYVTENGQGQGIWKRDGQQTGSDIGEETISGIRINLTGEIAQQYDIIYRVYINEHGWTEFEKNGSYAGGGMIQAIQVKLIKKIE
- the nusA gene encoding transcription termination factor NusA, with the protein product MSEIIDALNQLEREKSVSKELVMEAIEKSLVAACEKDYGKNVLVEAHMDRETGAITVVRKKEVVEEVENDENQISLTQAKAMDSKYEIGDFVEYPLESMDFGRMAAQKARSIIIQNIKEGERDAIYERFACKEHDIVNGVVQRFVDNTIYISLDEKTETRLKENEQVKSEHYKVGDHIKLYVVEVKKPEKKENKRKDGKDKKNNTGINIHVSRTHPELVKRLFENEIEEIQNGVVEIMGISRDAGSRSKLAVRSLDPNVDPVGACVGMAGARVNTIVDDLKGEKIDVIAWDEDPEVYIKNALSPSDVIWVQAYTEDQDGKQKKCARVVVPDDQLSLAIGKEGQNASLAAKLTGYKIDIKSESQARDLGMIIDDYEDNYAGNFEDEE